In Pseudomonas frederiksbergensis, the genomic stretch TGCCGGTTACAAGATCCGCATCTGCGACAAAGTTGAGGCTCAGGAGCGTATGGTGTTGGGTCTGATGAAGACAGAAGATCCGGGCGGCAACCCGACCGAGATATTCTGGGGCCCCCGGATCGACATGAGCAACCCGTTCCATCCCGGTCGCCCCCTGCACGGAAAGTTTGTGACCGGTGACCAAGGCTTGGGCCATTGCATCGTTCGCCAAACCGACGTCGCAGAAGCTCATAAGTTTTATAGCCTGCTGGGCTTCCGTGGGGACGTCGAATACCGGATTCCGTTGCCCAACGGCATGACTGCCGAACTGTCGTTCATGCATTGCAACGCCCGTGATCACTCCATTGCTTTTGGTGCCATGCCCGCTGCCAAACGACTCAATCACTTGATGCTTGAGTACACCCATATGGAAGACTTGGGATACACGCACCAACAGTTTGTAAAGAACGAAATTGACATTGCCTTGCAGCTTGGCATTCACGCCAACGACAAGGCGTTGACGTTCTATGGTGCAACGCCTTCGGGCTGGCTCATTGAGCCCGGCTGGCGAGGTGCCACGGCCATAGATGAAGCGGAGTATTACGTCGGCGACATCTTCGGCCATGGCGTGGAGGCCACTGGATATGGCCTGGATGTAAAACTGAGCTAAAGATGCGCGCTCGTTGGGCGAGGCTCTAGTCCAGCATCTTCATACGCAACCAACCTTGCAGGGCGATGAGATCAAAGGACGTTAAAGCGAAGGGGAAGTGGTTCGGGCCATGCGCATACCGATCCATGACATTTGTTTCATAGTATATAGGTAGATAGGTGAATCAAGCGCTTAGTCAACTAGTGGACACATCTGTTCCATGAGGCTATCTACTATCTATTCAAAACAAGAATAATAAATAGGATGAAAATAATAATGATAAAAAGAACGATTTGTCTTGTGTATCCTCTATTCTGTTTGGCAAGCCCCACATGGGCCGAAGAGTCGCCTTGGACGTACCGTATTGGTATGACTAATGTAGCTTTCGATGCTAGCGCAAAAGTATACTTAAATGGTCAGCGGGTGCCAGGAGGAAGCGCTGATGCGAGCGATAACAACGCGCTTACATTCGACTTCGGCTACGCCATCAACGACCAGTGGAATGTACGTGCGATTGTCGGTATTCCGCCTACAACTAAAGTGACGGGCGCAGGCACACTTCCTGGTATCCAGCTGGGGAAAATAACTTACGCTCCAACAGTATTAACGTTGAACTATAACCTCCCCGCTTTGGGTCCCGTTCGCCCTCACATAGGTGCGGGAGTCAATTACACGCGGATTTTTGAAAGTCGGGACGCTAATCTAAAATCGTTCGATGCCGACCACGCTTGGTCCCCCGCGCTACATGTTGGTGCCGATATTGACGTTAACCGTGGTTGGTTCGTTAGCATTGATATCCGGAAGTTATACCTGAAAACCGACGCATCAGGGTACTTGGGGCCACAGGAGGCTAAAGCACGGGTAACTCTTGACCCATTACTAACTTCGATCGCGATCGGACGCCAATTCTGATGATTCTGTTTAAAGTTCTTTATCTATCTAACCGCAAAGGGTGTTTCCATGTCGAATAAAATTATGAAAACGTCGCGTCTTACCGCCGAAGATATCAACGGCGCCTGGACTATAATGCCCACACCCTCGACGCCTGATGCTTCTGATTGGCGCAGCACTGCCACCGTGGACTTAGAAGAGACTGCCCGCATAGTTGAAGAGCTGATTGCAGCTGGTGTCAACGGTATTCTAAGTATGGGTACTTTTGGTGAGTGCGCCACGTTGACCTGGGATGAAAAACGTGATTATGTCTCGACGATTGTCGAGACCATTCGTGGTCGCGTGCCTTATTTCTGTGGCACGACAGCCTTAAATACCCGAGAAGTCATCCGCCAGACCCGAGAGCTTATCGATATTGGCGCCAACGGCACTATGCTCGGGGTGCCGATGTGGGTGAAGATGGACCTGCCTACAGCGGTTCAGTTCTATCGTGATGTTGCAGATGCGGTACCAGAGGCTGCCATTGCGATTTACGCCAACCCCGAAGCATTCAAGTTCGACTTCCCTCGCCCATTCTGGGCAGAGATGTCCAAAATTCCGCAGGTAGTGACTGCGAAGTATCTAGGCATCGGAATGCTTGACTTGGACCTGAGACTGGCACCCAACATCCGCTTCCTTCCCCACGAAGATGACTATTACGCGGCCGCACGCATCAATCCCGAGCGCATAACCGCGTTCTGGTCAAGCGGGGCCATGTGCGGCCCGGCTACCGCCATCATGTTGCGTGACGAAGTGGTGCGGGCCAAGAGCACCGGTGACTGGGCCAAGGCCAAAGCCATCTCCGATGATATGCGTGCAGCCGACTCGACATTGTTTCCGCGTGGCGACTTTTCGGAGTTCTCGAAGTATAATATCGGGCTTGAAAAGGCACGGATGGATGCGGCTGGTTGGCTCAAGGCTGGGCCCTGCCGTCCGCCCTACAACCTTGTTCCAGAAGACTACCTCGCTGGTGCACAGAAATCAGGCAAGGCTTGGGCCGCGCTGCACGCTAAATACAGTAATGAATTGAAGTAGTTCACCTCCGCAGACCTGAGTGACAGGGTGGCGCAGACGCTGAGGGTGCAGGAATTAAGTGAGCTAAAGCACATTTCTTGCGCCAGGCATTGCCAGATCAGCAAAGTTTGCTGATCTGGCAGTTTCAAAAATTTGGGCGAAAGCTGATATCAGGAATACGGGATAAAGGCAGTGCACCATAACGACGGGGGCGTGCCATTCGTGATGAACGATTTTGCTATTGTGCCGACTTCTGTTCTTGGAGTGTTTGATTGTGATTGTCGATTTTTATTTCGATTTTTTGAGTCCGTTCTCTTACTTGGCCAACCATCGTTTGTCAAAGCTTGCGCAAGACTATGGCTTTTCCATTCGTTATTACGCAATCGATTTGGCGCGAGTTAAAATAGCCATCGGAAACGTTGGTCCATCTAATCGCGACCTGATAGTCAAGCTGGACTATTTGAAAGTAGATTTGCAACGGTGGGCCGAGCTTTACGAAATACCGTTGGTATTCCCAGCTAACTACAACAGCCGACGGATGAATACTGGGCTTTATTACTCGGGAGCCATGGCACAGACTGGTGCCTATGTGAATGTAGTATTTAATGCGGTTTGGGGAGATGGCATAGCTCCAGATTTGGAAAGCTTGCCTGCTCTGGTATCTGAAAAACTAGGCTGGGATCGTAGCGCCTTCGAGGACTTTATCAGCAGCGATGCCGCAACAGAGAGGTATGACGAGCAGACACATGCCGCGATCGAACGCAAAGTGTTCGGTGTGCCAACGATGTTTTTGGGCGATGAAATGTGGTGGGGAAACGACCGTCTATTTATGCTCGAGAACGCAGTGGGAGGTGCGCCTGTAAATGGAGAATAGTCGCTACGGAGCGCTTGTGCCGGCTAAATGCCGATATAAGTGGTTGACCTGATCGTTATTTGCTCGATACAGCGCTTTCAAAATCAGCGGCTACTGAAGTCAGATAAAAATGCGGGACTACTTCAGGCATCCTGTGCGACACAAAGTTTTACCTGTAATTGTCCACCTATTCCGAGTTTGGAATGGTAGCTGACTCGCTATGCGACCAGCGATAGCCTAACAAGACATGCATCACTGGTAACGGTGGGGTGTGAAGCTCCTGCAACAATGTAGCCCCTTGATGTGTGTATTTGCTGCGAGGTGAAGCACAGATGCTCGGAGCCGTACCGGCTTGTGGCGCTAGGCTGGCAAGTATGAGCAACGTAAGTGGGGGTTGGGGCGCAATGGGAACCAAAAACCAACGCAAGCCTTACCAGCGTCGTTCGGTGCCTTCCTCCCATGCCTCCGCCTCGATAAAGCAGCTGCGCATATCGGCTTCCTGGCTGATCTCGGTTAGTAGGTCATGCAAGGTCTTGTCCAGCGCCTCGTCGCTCCGATACGGAATGGTCAGCTCGTAATGGCCGGTCTCCGACCGCTTCATGCCGTAGGGCTCCAGGCAGTAGCGCTCGATGTTCTCCGTGGCCCGCTTCCGACCGCGCATGAACTTGCTGTTGTTCACCACCGCCAGGCGCAGGGTGACGGTGGCCACCCGCTCGACGGTTGACTCTGCCGGTGACGCGATATTGCGCTTTTGACCTCGCGCCAGGGCGCTCTTCTGGTACGTCCCGATCTCGACGCCACGGTGGCGTAGGTAGCTGTACAGGGTGCTCTTGGAGATGTGCAACTTCTCGCCGATGGCGCTGACGCTCAGGCGGCCCTCGCGGTACAGGGTCTCCGCCGCCATGGCGGTGGCCTCGGCCTTGGCTGGCAGGCCCTTGGGACGGCGACCGATCCGGCCTCGAGTCCGTGCCGCCGACAGGCCCGCCTGAGTCCGCTCGCGGATCAGCTCGCGCTCGAACTGAACAGGTTGAACACCAGGCGATCTTGGGCGTGGGTGCTGTCAATGGGGTCGTTCAGGCTCTGCAAGCCGACTTTGCGTGCAGCCAGCTAGCCGACCAACTCAACCAGGTGCTTGAGCGAGCGACCGAGGCGATCCAGCTTCCAGATCACCACGGCATCGCCCGCTCGAACATGGGCTAGCAACTTGTCCAACTCCGGCCGCGCGCTTTTTGCGCCGCTGGCGATGTCTTGATAGATGCGTTCGCACCCGGCCTGTTTCAGGGCATCGACCTGGAGGTCGGCGTTCTAATCCCGAGTGCTCACCCGCGTATAACCGATCTTCATAAAAAGTACCGTTTACTTGACTGCATTAGTAATAGTTGAACTTTGATTAAGCTTACCAGTTATTTGAACCCTAGCGCAGGTGTAAGCGTCCAGCCGCCCCACCTCTACTCAGCTTGAGGAACCGAGGGGCAGTAGTTCATCAATCCGGCTGTTAGGGAAACTCTGAAGAAGACTTCCTGATTTTGGCAAAATGCCCGGATTTCACCCGCCGAGTTTTCCAATGAAGCAGATGACCTTCCTCGACGCCGAGTATGCCGGTAAGCGCAAACAGACCCGCAAAGAGCTGTTCCTGATCGAGATGGATCGGGTGGTGCCGTGGAAGGGTTTGATTGCCTTGATCGATCCGCATTACCCCAAGGGTGAGGGTGGCCCGCCAGCCTATCCACTGACGGCAATGCTGCGGGTTCATCTGATGCATAAGTGGTTCGGCTACAGCGACCCGGCGATGGAGGAAGCGCTGTACGAGACGACCATCCTGCGCCAGTTTGCCGGGTTGAGCCTGGAGCGCATTCCGGACTAAACCACCATCCCCAACTTCCGCCGGCTGCTGGAGAAACACGAACTACCTACCGGCATCATGTTTGCTGAATTTTCGCCTTTGGCTTTGAGTGCGGCATTCAACCGATACAGGTGTGGCATGACACGCCAAAGAAATCAACCTTGGCGGCTAGAACACTTGTCGATGAAGCGAACAATCCGCAAACGTTAAGGCTACCAGGAAAAACCCAGGATGCGGTAGCCGATAGGCCGCGCGCGCATTGGTCTCCTTCCGTCCAAGAGTGTCAAAGGATATTGGACTAATGCAGCATGCCTCGACCACATGGCCGTGGTCCGTTCATCTGTTGGCCATACGTCTATCGAATCGGACGCGGGCGGCGACGACCTCGGGTTGTTGGCGTTCGGCCCAGTCGATGAGCTCAGTCAGGGACGGCATCAGCGAAGTCCCGAGCGGGGTGAGCCCGTAGCGCACAGATGGGGGTGTCGAGGGCGTTACCTCGCGCCAGATGAGTCCGTCGCGTTCGAGGTGACGCAGCGTCTCGGTCAGCATCCGGCGCGAAATGTCGGGCACGGCGCGGGCCAGCGCATTGAATCGTTGCGGACCCTGCGACAAGGTGACCAGGATCAGCGTCGACCACTTGTCGCCCAAGCGGTTAAGCACATCACGCACGGGACAGCTTCGGTGGCCGGGCGACGGCGGCGCCTCATCAAGGGGTTCAGCGGCATCGGTAAACAAGTCGTCAGGGGGCATGTCGGTTTCCTAAAAGTAACCATGGGCGGTGTGCGTGCCTTCTTGTCTCAAAGTTAATGGTTACTTTACTATACTAGGACCCGAAAATAAACCGAGAGGAACATCATGAAGCTTTATTACAGCCCCGGCGCCTGCTCGCTTTCGCCCCACATCGTGCTTCGCGAGGGCAGTTTCGACTTTAAGCTGGAGCGCGTGGATCTGCAGAGCAAGCAGACCGAAACCGGCTCCGATTACAAAACCATCAATCCCTTGGGTTGCGTCCCGGCCTTGCAGCTCGACGATGGGCAGGTGCTCACCGAAGGACCGGCCATCGTGCAATACCTCGCCGACCGCGTGCCGGAAAAACGCCTGGCGCCGTCGGCGGGCACGCTGGAACATTACCGCCTGATGGAATGGCTCAACTTCATTTCCACGGAGTTGCACAAGGGCTTCGGCGCGCTGTTTAACTCGGCGCTTTCCGATGACGCGAAAGCGGTCATCAATTCGTCGCTCGAACAACGTATCGCTCATGCCGAGAAGCGGCTCGGGGTGGGTCCCTATGTGATGGGCAACGACTTTTCCGTGGCGGACGCCTACCTCTTCACCGTGCTGGGGTGGGCTAAGTACGTGAATGTGGACCTCGCGCCCTGGCCGGGACTGCTCGATTATCTCAGCCGCGTGGCGCCCCGTCCCGCCGTCCAGGCCGCGCTCGCGGCGGAAGGCCTGATTCCTGCATCGAAATAAGGGGAATAAGCATGACCAAGCTGTTTAGCCCTGTCCAACTCGGCCCCTTGAACTTGCCCAACCGTGTCGTGATGGCGCCCATGACCCGCTCGCGGGCGCTGGGCAATGTACCGAACGACTTGATGGCCCAGTACTACAGCCTGCGCGCCGAGGCCGGGCTCCTTATCACCGAAGGCACTTCGCCCTCGCCCAACGGCCTGGGTTATGCGCACATCCCCGGCATCTATTCGGATGCGCAGGTGGCGGGCTGGCGCCAGGTGGCGGAGGCCGTGAATGCTGCTGGCGGTCGCGTCTTCGTGCAGCTCATGCACACTGGGCGGGTGGGTCATCCCGCCAACCTGCCGCTGGGCGCTCACCTGCTCGCGCCATCGGCCGTCGCCGCGCCAGGTGAGATGTGGACGGACACCGAAGGAATGCAGCCGCATCCCGTGCCTGGGACCATGACGGAGCAAGACATTGCGGCGGCGATCGAGGAATATGCCGCTGCGTGTAAAAACACCGTGGCTGCAGGCTTCGACGGCGTCGAGCTGCACGGCGCCAACGGCTATCTCATCGACCAGTTCCTCAACACCGCGTCCAACCACCGCAGCGATCGCTGGGGCGGGAGCATTGACAACCGCATCCGCTTCGCGGTGGAGGTGGCCCGCGCTGCTGCGGCAGCGATCGGCGCCGAGCGGGTCGGCATACGCATCTCGCCTTATGGCGTGTTCAATGGCATGGCGTCGGACGCTGACATGGATGCGTTGTATCTGCGCTTGATCGAGGCGCTCAACGACGTCGGCCTGGTCTATCTCCATGTGGTCGACCACAGTTCCATGGGTGCGCCACCGGTGAGCGAGACTCTCAAGGTGCAACTGCGCACGGCCTTCAGGGGTAAATACATCCTCTCCGGCGGCTATGACGCGGCGCGCACCAATGCCGATCTCGCCGCGAACAAAGGCGATCTCGTCGCCTTCGGCCGCCCCTTCATCGCCAACCCGGACCTGGCGCAAAAACTGAAAAGCGGCGGGGAACTCAAGCCGGCCGATCCCGCCACCTTCTACACGCCTGACGCAAAAGGCTACACGGAGTTCTGATGCGCAAGCCAGCGCCGTTCATCAACCACGGCGGCGAGCCATGCGTCTTCATGGAGTGGCGCCCGCCGACACTTGGGCGCGGCATCGGGCATTTCTGGAAGGATTGCCCGTCACCTTGCCCGAACGACCGCAGGATGAAGTGCTTCGAGGATATCGTAACGGGTGCAGTCGAACGTACACCAGTACCTTCAAATGACGGATGTGATTTTTCCCGGAGGGACCCAAGCGGACGATGCACTGCGGTTGAACCAGCAGGTTTTTCCCTCTGCACGCTGCGTAACGCCTGCTAACGTCGCAACACATTGATGGCTGCTGGGGTCGAAAGACGTATGAATATCCTTTTTGCTCATTATCTCAACCTATTTCAACAGGAGTGACACATCATGCATTACCGCTCACTTGGCAAATCCGGTCTGCTCGTTTCCGAGCTGTGTTTTGGCACTATGAGCTTTGGCCAGCAGGGCTACTGGGAGAAAATCGGCGGGCTTGACCAGTCTGCCGCCCAGCGCCTGGTCGATATCGCGCTGGATGCCGGCATCAATTTTTTCGACAGCGCCGATGTCTATTCCTACGGCCAGTCTGAGGAGATCCTCGGCAAGACGCTCAAGGGCAAGCGCGACAAGGTGGTGTTGGCCACCAAAGTGCGCGGACGTATGAGCCAAGAGATCAACGACGTGGGCTTGAGTCGGCGCCACATCATTCAGAGCTGCGAGAACAGCCTCAGGCGTCTGGGCACCGATTATCTTGATCTCTACATAGTGCACAGCTTTGACTTCATGACGCCGTTAGAGGAAACGCTCTCGACGCTGAACGACCTGGTGCATTCTGGCAAGGTGCGCTACTTGGGTTGTTCGAATTACTTTGCGTGGCAACTGATGAAAGCGTTGTCCATCTCCGAGAGACACCATTGGGAGAAGTTCATTTCGTTGCAGGCTTATTACTCGCTGCTGTCGCGTGACGTGGAGATCGAACTCGCCCCGCTGTGCCGGGACCAGGGGCTGGGTATCACGCCTTGGTCGCCGTTGGGCGCGGGGTTTCTCACCGGCAAATACCCCCGTGGCGGCAAGGGCCCGCGGGGGGCCCGGCGCAGTAAGGAAGAACATAATTTCATTCAGATCGAAGAGGAAAAGGCCTACGCGATCCTGGACGAGGTGCAGCGCATCGCCAAGTTGCGCGGGGTGAGTTCGGCGCAGGTCTCGCTCAATTATCTGCTGCGCAAGTCGCCCGTCAGTTCGGTGATTATCGGCGCCACCAAACCCGAGCAGTTGCAGGACAACCTGAAGACTGTCGATTGGCAGCTTTCGGCTGAGGAGGTCGCCGCACTTGATGAGATCAGCACACCGCCGCGACTGTATCCACACTGGATGCTCGAGTTCACCCGCCTCGACCGCGACAACCCGGCAATGATCATGTAATTGATCGGCGCGCACTGTGGTGCAGATTGATGCACCCATCAAATCGGATGCGGGCGGATTCGACTTTCAGCTTGAACGTGTCAATCTGCAAGGTGCCGAGATTGAAACCGGCGCCGATTACAACTCCATCAACCCCGGCGGCTATGTCTCTGCTTTGCAACTCGATCGGCACAATAAGGAAAACGCTGCGCCAGCCCGCGCCTTTAATTTCTCACGGTGGCGGGCCCTGCTTCTTCATGGACTGGGACCCGCCCGACACCTGGGCGCGGCATCGCGCCTTTCTGGGACGGTTGCCGGCCACTCTGCCCGAACGGTCGCGCACCCTGCTGCACCTTCCTTGTTCGAGACGTGGTTCTTCAGCCGGTCACCGACGGGGTCGGCCTCCCCGATGTAGATCGTTTCTTCGGCGGCATTGCCGACAAGGATGTAGATGCCGACTTGCGAGAAGCCCGGCTCCTGCTTCAACAGGTGTAAAAGCTCTTTGTTGAGACAACGCCGTACCCTGACCAGTTCGATTTGTCGAGGTGATGAATGCCCTCGGGGTCTCCGGATGTTGCGAAAAGAGTAATAGAAAATGGCTGCATTGATTAGCCCCAGGCTGCGCTAATCAGGGTGGCGAGATCGCGCCGCGACAAGACTTCTGTGAATTCACGCCAATCCCTGTCCGATGGCATCATCGTGCCGGTGTAGCGCAGGTCGAAGCCTGTCGCTGTCTTCTGGGCATTGATGTACTCGTCCAACTGTTCACCGAGTGTTTCGATGTCATCGATCCACTCGTCCTTGATGGTGTCAGCCAGCGACCCGAAGAGGTCGTAGCGGTTCTTCATGCGCTCGGACAGGCGCTCGTAGATCTTTTCGTCCACGGTCTGCTCGAACACAAGGTTCAGCATATCCACGGTTTCACGCCGCTGTCCGAAGCGTTTGATCCGGCCAATCCGCTGTCCGAGGCGCGTTGGGTTCCACGGCAGATCGACGTTGATCAGCGTGCCCAAGGTTTGCAGGTTCAAGCCTTTCGCAGGCGGCATCGGTAGCTATCATGACGCGAATCTGGTGCTCGGCGACCATCGGCTTCAAGGTTTCACGCTCGACACTCACGCTGTCGCCGCGCTGGTACAGACGGCTCCGATCCACACCCGCATAAAGGCCGACAGCTTCTTCCGGGTGGCGCGCCGCCAGCGAGTCCGCCAGCCACTTCGCTGTGTCGTAGTACTGCTGAAGATGATGACGCCCAATCCCAGCCATTTCTCCTTGTCGAGAAAATGGACGACGGTCTCCATCTTCGTATCGGCTTC encodes the following:
- the nahC gene encoding 1,2-dihydroxynaphthalene dioxygenase; the encoded protein is MSKQAAVIELGYMGISVKDPDAWKSFATDMLGLQVLDEGEKDRFYLRMDYWHHRIVVHHNGQDDLEYLGWRVAGKPEFEALGQKLIDAGYKIRICDKVEAQERMVLGLMKTEDPGGNPTEIFWGPRIDMSNPFHPGRPLHGKFVTGDQGLGHCIVRQTDVAEAHKFYSLLGFRGDVEYRIPLPNGMTAELSFMHCNARDHSIAFGAMPAAKRLNHLMLEYTHMEDLGYTHQQFVKNEIDIALQLGIHANDKALTFYGATPSGWLIEPGWRGATAIDEAEYYVGDIFGHGVEATGYGLDVKLS
- a CDS encoding OmpW/AlkL family protein: MIKRTICLVYPLFCLASPTWAEESPWTYRIGMTNVAFDASAKVYLNGQRVPGGSADASDNNALTFDFGYAINDQWNVRAIVGIPPTTKVTGAGTLPGIQLGKITYAPTVLTLNYNLPALGPVRPHIGAGVNYTRIFESRDANLKSFDADHAWSPALHVGADIDVNRGWFVSIDIRKLYLKTDASGYLGPQEAKARVTLDPLLTSIAIGRQF
- a CDS encoding trans-o-hydroxybenzylidenepyruvate hydratase-aldolase — encoded protein: MSNKIMKTSRLTAEDINGAWTIMPTPSTPDASDWRSTATVDLEETARIVEELIAAGVNGILSMGTFGECATLTWDEKRDYVSTIVETIRGRVPYFCGTTALNTREVIRQTRELIDIGANGTMLGVPMWVKMDLPTAVQFYRDVADAVPEAAIAIYANPEAFKFDFPRPFWAEMSKIPQVVTAKYLGIGMLDLDLRLAPNIRFLPHEDDYYAAARINPERITAFWSSGAMCGPATAIMLRDEVVRAKSTGDWAKAKAISDDMRAADSTLFPRGDFSEFSKYNIGLEKARMDAAGWLKAGPCRPPYNLVPEDYLAGAQKSGKAWAALHAKYSNELK
- a CDS encoding 2-hydroxychromene-2-carboxylate isomerase, whose amino-acid sequence is MIVDFYFDFLSPFSYLANHRLSKLAQDYGFSIRYYAIDLARVKIAIGNVGPSNRDLIVKLDYLKVDLQRWAELYEIPLVFPANYNSRRMNTGLYYSGAMAQTGAYVNVVFNAVWGDGIAPDLESLPALVSEKLGWDRSAFEDFISSDAATERYDEQTHAAIERKVFGVPTMFLGDEMWWGNDRLFMLENAVGGAPVNGE
- a CDS encoding winged helix-turn-helix transcriptional regulator, with the protein product MPPDDLFTDAAEPLDEAPPSPGHRSCPVRDVLNRLGDKWSTLILVTLSQGPQRFNALARAVPDISRRMLTETLRHLERDGLIWREVTPSTPPSVRYGLTPLGTSLMPSLTELIDWAERQQPEVVAARVRFDRRMANR
- the gstA gene encoding glutathione transferase GstA is translated as MKLYYSPGACSLSPHIVLREGSFDFKLERVDLQSKQTETGSDYKTINPLGCVPALQLDDGQVLTEGPAIVQYLADRVPEKRLAPSAGTLEHYRLMEWLNFISTELHKGFGALFNSALSDDAKAVINSSLEQRIAHAEKRLGVGPYVMGNDFSVADAYLFTVLGWAKYVNVDLAPWPGLLDYLSRVAPRPAVQAALAAEGLIPASK
- a CDS encoding alkene reductase is translated as MTKLFSPVQLGPLNLPNRVVMAPMTRSRALGNVPNDLMAQYYSLRAEAGLLITEGTSPSPNGLGYAHIPGIYSDAQVAGWRQVAEAVNAAGGRVFVQLMHTGRVGHPANLPLGAHLLAPSAVAAPGEMWTDTEGMQPHPVPGTMTEQDIAAAIEEYAAACKNTVAAGFDGVELHGANGYLIDQFLNTASNHRSDRWGGSIDNRIRFAVEVARAAAAAIGAERVGIRISPYGVFNGMASDADMDALYLRLIEALNDVGLVYLHVVDHSSMGAPPVSETLKVQLRTAFRGKYILSGGYDAARTNADLAANKGDLVAFGRPFIANPDLAQKLKSGGELKPADPATFYTPDAKGYTEF
- a CDS encoding aldo/keto reductase, which produces MHYRSLGKSGLLVSELCFGTMSFGQQGYWEKIGGLDQSAAQRLVDIALDAGINFFDSADVYSYGQSEEILGKTLKGKRDKVVLATKVRGRMSQEINDVGLSRRHIIQSCENSLRRLGTDYLDLYIVHSFDFMTPLEETLSTLNDLVHSGKVRYLGCSNYFAWQLMKALSISERHHWEKFISLQAYYSLLSRDVEIELAPLCRDQGLGITPWSPLGAGFLTGKYPRGGKGPRGARRSKEEHNFIQIEEEKAYAILDEVQRIAKLRGVSSAQVSLNYLLRKSPVSSVIIGATKPEQLQDNLKTVDWQLSAEEVAALDEISTPPRLYPHWMLEFTRLDRDNPAMIM
- a CDS encoding glutathione-S-transferase-like protein, coding for MVQIDAPIKSDAGGFDFQLERVNLQGAEIETGADYNSINPGGYVSALQLDRHNKENAAPARAFNFSRWRALLLHGLGPARHLGAASRLSGTVAGHSARTVAHPAAPSLFETWFFSRSPTGSASPM
- a CDS encoding helicase-related protein, whose translation is MNLQTLGTLINVDLPWNPTRLGQRIGRIKRFGQRRETVDMLNLVFEQTVDEKIYERLSERMKNRYDLFGSLADTIKDEWIDDIETLGEQLDEYINAQKTATGFDLRYTGTMMPSDRDWREFTEVLSRRDLATLISAAWG